In Candidatus Methylomirabilota bacterium, the genomic window CCATCGTGAAAGAGGTGCTGCGCGGCTATCTGTTCCACGACCGCGTGCTCCGCCCGGCCCAGGTGGTGGTCGCGGTCGAGCCTCCGCCCCCTCCGGACCGCCGCGGGGTCCATCCCTGACCCGGGTCACCGGGCGGCTCTCGGCGCGCTGACGCTCGCATGGCCAGGCACGATTACTACGAAGTCCTCGGGATCTCGCGCACCGCGGACGACGCCGAGATCAAGAAGGCCTTCCGCCAGCTCGCCATGAAGCATCACCCCGACCGCAATCCCGGCGACAAGGCCGCCGAGGAGCGCTTCAAGGCGATCAACGAAGCCTACGCGATCCTCTCGGACCCCGACCGCCGGGCCCAGTACGACCGCTTCGGGCGCGTGGACCTGCCGCCGGGCGGCATCGACCTCGGCGGATTCGGGGATCTCTTCGAGGACATCTTCGAGGGGTTCTTCAGCGGCGGCGCCGGCCGTGCCGGATCGCGGAGCCGCGCGCGGCGCGGGGACGACCTCCGCTACGACCTCGAGATCACGCTCGAGGACGCCGCCAAGGGTCTGGAGACGCGGCTGCAGATCCCGCGCCTGGAGGGCTGCGAGGCCTGCAAGGGCTCCGGCCTGGAGCCGGGATCGAAGCGGGTTCCCTGCCCGACCTGCAAGGGGCGGGGCCAGCTGCGGTATCAGCAGGGCTTTCTCACCGTCGCCCGCGCCTGCCCCCACTGCAGCGGCGAGGGGCAGATCAACCGGAACCCTTGCAAGACGTGCGCGGGCGAAGGGCGCGTCGCCCACGAGCGGACGCTTCGGGTCCGCATCCCGGCCGGCGTGGAGGACGGGACCCAGCTCCGGCTGACCGGTGAGGGCGAGGGCGGCCTCCGCGGAGGACCAGCCGGCGACCTGTACGTCGTCGTCCACGTGCGCGAGCACGCCTTCTTCGCCCGGCACGGGAGCGACCTCGTCTGCAATCTTCCCCTGACCTTCCCCCAGGCCGCTCTGGGCGCGGTGGTGGACGTGCCCGTGCTCGAGGGAACCGCGAAGCTCGAGGTGCCGCCCGGCACGCAGAACGGCGAGGTCGTGCGGCTTCGAGGAAAGGGCATGCCCGCCCTCCACGGGCGGGGCCGCGGGGACGCCTGCTACCGCGTCATCGTCGAGGTCCCGACCAAGCTCACCCCCCGCCAGAAGGAGCTGCTCGAGGAGTTCGAGCGCGGGACGACCCCGGCCGAGCAGGGTCCGCTGGTCG contains:
- the dnaJ gene encoding molecular chaperone DnaJ — encoded protein: MARHDYYEVLGISRTADDAEIKKAFRQLAMKHHPDRNPGDKAAEERFKAINEAYAILSDPDRRAQYDRFGRVDLPPGGIDLGGFGDLFEDIFEGFFSGGAGRAGSRSRARRGDDLRYDLEITLEDAAKGLETRLQIPRLEGCEACKGSGLEPGSKRVPCPTCKGRGQLRYQQGFLTVARACPHCSGEGQINRNPCKTCAGEGRVAHERTLRVRIPAGVEDGTQLRLTGEGEGGLRGGPAGDLYVVVHVREHAFFARHGSDLVCNLPLTFPQAALGAVVDVPVLEGTAKLEVPPGTQNGEVVRLRGKGMPALHGRGRGDACYRVIVEVPTKLTPRQKELLEEFERGTTPAEQGPLVGGFLDSLKKLLGG